The genomic window ACTGACACAGATTTTGAGTGATGATTAAATTTATAACATGTTTGAAGTCATGTATTTTCAGTTAAAACACTTTAACCATCACAGATGTTTACTTGCTCGCCatgtattttatataaattgttcAAAATGATCAGTGCAAATGCAAAGCCTTAGTCGACCTTTCGAGAAAGTGGACTTGATAATTCAAAGTTAATATTTGGGTCTAGCGATGACCGAagtaatatcaaaaatatagttTCTCACTTTATTGATAACATTTAAAGATATAGATGCTTAAAGTGGATTTTGTCTTAACCATGTTGAACCTAGTATATTTTTAGGTTGCATTTGATTTAGTCATAAAATAACAAAAAACTTGAAATAGGCGTAATGCCTATCAAGGATGTTTATGGAGGCCTAATGGTCAAACTTGCTTATGATATGCATAACCATTCCAAAGGAAAGCTGTTATAAATCATTCCTTCGCATAAATGCACTTCTATGCCTACCCTCACAATTTTATGGACAAAAAGTTCATCACTTCAAAATTATAaaggttttttttttcctattcaaAACAATCATAACTCATGGTATAACCATTCCTACAGACATAACTTTTACAATTCCTATTTCCCATTTCTCAAAATAAATGCAGCCTtagttatatatttttgtatgttaTAGCTTCTTGTGAGGATTTTTTATATTTCTAACAGAGCTATGATAGAGTGTGATGATCACATATCAGGATTTGATTATCTTCGAATTTCAGGTCGTAAAATGAACGCTCACGTCCAGTTTCAGAAATGGTAACCCTATCAATGACAGCATAGCAGCAGAAAAATCAAAGCACTTGCAGTCGAAAAGGCTCCCGTAGCAGGAGAGACATGGTCTAACGTTAGCAACATGTTCTCAGCCTTTTTATACACATTGCTTGTCTTAATGTGAAACTGGCTATTAAAGAGTTCCAAGCTAAAATTTCACAGCATGGAACTTCTTATAGGAGTACCAGTCTAATGTAAGAATGGAGCCAGGCGTGGCTCCATCAGCCGAGGTAAACCAGGCCGAGCACCAAGTGCTCTACAGCAGAAAGCAGCCTGCAATTAGAAGGAATATACCATTTCACGTTGCTGGTAAAAAGACAAAATATGAAAATACTTTATGATGACACCAGAAATAGTCCAATAAGAAAGTGAGTTTTATGTGAAGACATCTTCCCTTTCTTTTGATAAACTTTTGCTTTGTAGAGTCTTTCCTTATTGGTAGTGATTTATGAAGTAAATTTGATAAAGGTACTATGCACCATGGAGATAAAAAGGGAAGAACAGCTTTACCACTTGAGCAGCAAAAGGCAACATTTTCTCTGGAGGCATCTCTGCACACAGTGCTAATAAAAgtgcaaaaagaaagaaaatgttaagtgTCTCCAACTATAACATAAAGTAGCAAGTATGAAAACGACAGACTAATCAGCAACATAAAGAAATGCTTTGATTCACCCATTAGTGCCCAAAAAAGCTCCTTCGGCCCACCCCAGCTGGCATAGTGACTTAAAATTCAACCACCCACCTCCCATGTGTCACACTAATCCCTGTGAATTACACCAATCCCCCATTTCACATTGCAGGAGGAACTTTTAATTTCAGTATGATTTTAGCTAGTTCGACTCAGATTAATCTCATATAATTATTCTGCCTTACATTTCAACCCTGCCGTATTTTTTTGATGCAAGTTTGACTGGTAAAAAAACCCAATTTGGGTTTCATAGGTTATTTTTTTCACTCAGATCCAGATTGGACACCAGTCAGATAGAGCAATCCACTTTCAGGCCAAATATCAAAAAACATGTTATCTGTTTTCAGGAATACTGAGCTTTCTACAAAATCTATCTAGCACTCCTACCTCCACACATGCAGATAAACAATCCCAAATCATTATCAGATAGCCACTCTATCCTAGCAATATATGGACCCACCTACTCAATTAGAATTCACAACATGTTCAATGAATACACACAGGcacatacataaataaatttacatgcatacaaacatatatagattaactaTTATTAATTGGTATAGCAAGGAAAGAAACTCTTCTCTATTTAAGGAGTTTGCCATTTATATTCCTTCTGATAATGAATGTTTCAATAAATTAAGCAATAAATCCAATTATTTACACATAAAAGAGTATGTACAGCATAGTATTAGAAAACCAAAGATTTTACAGATTTAAAATTGAGTTCAACAGTGTAAACAAAATATATACAGTATAAGCTAACCAAGTCACCAGCTAGACAAAAGTTTCGCACATGTTAGCTAAAATTAGGACTCAGACTATAAAACAATCAATTTAGCTAATAAGCTATATGAATGGATAACTTCGCTACCAAAATTTCATCTTGCAACATCTTGATGTGGCTTTTGGAAAGCTAGATTTGAATCCAGTGAAAACTTTAAAAAGCCAAATAAGGCATGGTATTGCTATGCCAAATAAGAGAGCTTAGACCTGGAGGGCCTCATttctatttatttatagatttgttCCAGATATATAGAAGCAGCCTTTGGCAAGATCTTACCATCTTAATTTTCAAGGATCTTAGCTGCATATTGCTCTGTGAATAAAGAAATAGTTATTGTGGCATATTCTGACTCTAAAGCAGTGAACCAATGCATTTTCTTAGTATCTCAATACCAAACTCAAGCAACCAGCATtgtttctatattttttaaatgcCATCCTACCTTACCTCTCAAACATTATCCTTATAGAGCAACATATGACTCCTCACTGTTTTCTACAAACAAGAAATTCTTGTGGAAGATGATGATAGTTTTTAAATATCAACCATTCAATAATCCTAGCACAGAATAAAAGTGATACAAGACAATGCAAGTGAAAAGGACCAAAGGTCTGAAAAGTCTTTAACAGGAAACATGAACAAACTGCAAGGATGTGCAATGAATAGCATTGAATGGGCAGCTCCTAAATTTAGCATTAAAAAGGATTGTGGTGCACATGAGATAGTTAAATTCAGAAAGGAATCACCATTGAAACTCCTTGACAGGAAAGGGACTATAAAACCTGAAGCTACTTGTGGTGTTATTGGTGTATCTACCAACCAGTCAGAAAGCTGAACGAccataaaataagatatataagACCACTTCAGGAGGCCAGCTCAGAACCAACAACTGTCTCATAGAGCCTTTGAGCGCACGTGAACTTTTTAAACCACATCAAGCAGGATAATTTGAAATGGTCCTAGTGCTTTTTCCTGATAAGTAAGCCAATAGACTAAATAGTAACTCATGCTAGTTACAACCTTGAAACACACGGCTTACTAAATCTTACTGTTTCAAAAGCCAAAGTTCAAATAGGATATTCTCCTCGCAGACCAACAAAGCAGttggtatatgtgtgtgtgtgtgtgcatgtccgtgtgtgtgtgtgtatctagaTGTGCATGCATGCGTGCATCTGtttgtatgtttgtatatatctatgtatatatgtaccTATGTttgtacatatgtatacatatgcatatatatgtatacatatacatatgtatatacatacatacatacatatatacatacatatagatacatacatacatatattcagAATGAATGTAATAAGTGCCATGCTGACTCATCAGGTGCTGTTACTAGCCCACCATGATATCTGCCAACCAGCATGGACAACATTTGAAATCATATTCAAAATTCTATAGCAATTTTCTGGCTAATCTAATGGCTCATGAAGTATTCATACTCAGAAaagcaagattttaaatcctataAGATAGGGTTGTCTCGATTTtctcatgaaacatgatgcatcaCCGTTCCACCCCATTCCGACACTTAAAATAGGAGATGTCCCAAGATGTCGCAATCGAGACATTAGGACGATGGCGGGACAGTCCTATCTTGACATATAGGATGGTACCGCATCCCGGAGTCCCATGGGACAATCCATCGGGACCTGCATCCTTTGCAGTAGAAACTCAATAGCAAATGCTCCATCACTACCCAATAGTTGACACATGGAACTCCTAAATCTGCTCCTGGCCTTTTGATCAAACAAGCAGGCACAGGAACTAGCAGTATTGAACTATAATCAAAAACAAATCGAGTTTGAAAGACAGATGCCTGTCTCATGGGTTATCATCAATTGCAAGAGATTAGAGagtaaataaagaatattttactgGGTCACCATAAAGGCTGAAGCTTGTGGATCAACTGATATTACTTCGAGTTAGATGCCAAGGAGACAGGATTAACCCAGCTTCCCATGAAATCACAATGTACAGAATAAACTATTAGAACTTATAACTAAAAATGTTCCCTTGTATACCAGTGATGATGTGAGACTCCTATATATCATGAAGGCATTTAACCACAAAATGTAATTCAGTCAGTCATCACCAGCATCCTAGCAAGTGCTGGTCACTAGAAGATCAAGTCATGCAACAGCGAAATATTGCAGGAACAGAGGTTCAAAGACTTTGTATCACAAATATGTGGAACAAAACACTAGATGAACGCCAAAACATAGCAAATGAACAATGGGTGACAAGAAGAATTCATCTATATTCCAAATCCAGCAAATGAACAAAAGATCAAGGATACGAGAAGTGCTAGAGTAGCAAATTATCTCCCACACCCAGATACACTGCAACCAGCTCCTGATAACTATTTTATTCTCATAGCAAAGAAACACAATTCAGATGGATCAAAGAATTAAAAGAAAGAGTTAGGAATCTTCTTTTTCTAGAATGATGTAGACATAGTAGACAAATGCAAATCAAGCAAGACTGATTCAAGCAACATACCAGCTAGCTGGTTGGTGAAGAGGTTGGTTCTCTCAACATCCTAGCCTAGGATAACCACCTGGCCATGACTTGTGGAAAGGATTCTCGAGGTCAGCGTGTGCTCATTAAGGGGGAAAAAATCAGCTTTCACTCTTGGACAGATAGAGAGCGAATTAGCAAAAACCTAAAATAAGATGCACAAAAGTGGAAATTTGACTATTGCCATGAATCCTTTTAAGTGAGGTGAGCGATTATGTCACCGAGTTCAGAGAGACATTCTGTGGTTTAGTGGTACCACCCATCTTCATATTCCAGAAAAGATGTCAGATATCATATAGAACACATGTATGTCATGGCTACAATACCTATTTGCTGGAGTTTACAAAGACAGTCATTCTATGGTATCAGGGCTCACAGAGATAACAAATGTCACTAGGACTAAGAGTTCCTATGCCATTTGTACAAGGAAACAAAGATGTTGGTATACTGTTCTATTTTTCACCATATCTCCAGTAAACCATGTCAAGAAACTCCCAGATCTCAATCTGATTCCAAATCTTAAATCCACTTCAAGAAACTGATTGTTTGCTTGCACATCCAGAATCTCTTCATATACAGATTACAGGAATATTTAAAGCTTAGATGGAGAGCGAAGAGATGAGAAGGTCATAGAAAAAAGGTCAAAGATCAAAgaagatatgaatattttttttctcatttgaaGCCCAAAAATACATTTTAGAAAGACACCACATGCAACACAAGCACCCATTCTAGAGAGAAACCTGCTTCCAAGCAAGAATAAATGCTAAAACATAACTAGAGCAGAGAACACTTCCCTAGTATCCCTTAAACATGGACAAGTAACACCATGGACAAGTAACACCCGTTAGAAATTAGATGTAAATGGACATATTTCCAATTTCTCTGTAAACGCAAAGTTGTATGGCTTTCAAGGCATCTATCagtatttcttaattttttcaataaaagcaTGCATCAATATTTACATTTTCTTAACTTCAGAATTCCATTGCACAagaagaaaatcataattttttgaagaatcattcaaagagatttatttttaaaaaaaaatctcaacaaccaATGTGACTCTCCCAAACTCATCTTGATTCTCCGAATGTAGAAACTTCTAATGAGACGCTGAGTCCAGAGGCAGTGCCCTATATGTTAGCAAAGGTTTATTAAATGGCAATATTTGAGCTGTAAGAAAATAAGAGAAATATTTAATGCAACTAGCACCAACAAGATCAACAAATGATGGGATGAAGCAACAAAAGAAGAACATAATGGTCTCCACGCACCATAAAGGATTGCTCCAATAAATGCATCTCCAGCACCTGTGGTGTCAACGAGCTCCGAAGAAGGTATGATCTCTGCTGTGCCTAAAAGCAATCTGCCACTAATGGTGCCTACTCCAGGGGCATGTAGCCTCATGCACTAAGAATGAAAAAAGAAATAACCAGTTACTTCCCATAAACAGAGACCTTTTAAATTAAGGAAAAGACTTCAGCAGATAGCTATAGTCAACCTTAACAAAATTGGAATCCTGTAAAGAATCAATAAGAACATTATTTTTAGCAAACATGTAGAGTGACGAGGCAAAAAAAAGCTCCTAAGAATGCACCACAGATGATTAAAACGTCAAAATTTACTCCAGTAGAGTTCTCAAACTTCAACTCAGTCTTAGAAGAGCATCCAAGCAATTTCAAAAGACTCACAATATATTGGTTATTTGGAAAATTGATAAGTTAAAAATTTACTCTTTTATTTCAACACTGCAtttataaaattgataaaaatgtGATGGAACATTGTAATTGTGAGTTCATGCAAGCACAGGTGCTGATTGAGAAGAATATCTTTAACGTATATTCATTCAACATACCTCAGATGATACACATGATGGGAGCACATTATCTTTATCGACTCTCATCTTTAGTGATTCAAGCAAGTTCTCTGCATCTGTTTCATCGATCTCAGAACCTTCACCTGTTTAAGGAAATATTTAATGGCTACTAAAAAATCTTCAAGCTTGAAATGATAAAAACAAAGAAATACCGCCATATATTATCCCCATCCTCTAGTCCACAGTTctacaaagatctatttatgcacATCCAAACACAGTCATGAACTCACCATCTATGCTCCTCTCGAGCATTATACAGCCTTTTTCTCCAAGGGTTATAATTACAAATCTGACATGGGGCAATCGTAGAAGAATGGATACTAATGCATATGTAATAGATGGGATTGATGTCCATTCCTGCCATTCCACAAAATGTTATTAATACAAACAAGGACTTTGTAAGTTGTAAGAGAATAATTATATCTGCCTGcatcaaataaatagataaatttaaGGGTCATATAAATGTTACATTGCCTAATTCAAGGTGACCCTTCTGTCATATCAAGAGGGCTTCTTTACATCATGCACTATCAGTCACTAACATCTATTGTCATACCatcaatttttataaatatattatgtTTCTACAGTGTGACAAGGTTTTGAAGAGAGCAATTCAGCTTAAGTGGTCCGATTAAAGCCAAACAAATTATAAGACCAAGAAAATGTAGTTTGGTgaggtttttttttaaaaaaaaagaaggacaaatcATTCCAAAAGGTTGCCAATTTGCATGAAGAGAAATTGCATGCCTGTCAAGTATCAACTTCATCaagaaatataaaattaagaactTCAATCAGTGTGAAAATAATTTTACCATCGATCCCACTACTTAATGAATTATGTTCCCAATAACTAGTAGACTGCAATTGTTTGATTCTGCATGatcttttaaattatattttttttatctaacctGCAGCTAGTCTACTGCAAAATGTATGTGTAAGTTGGGAAATTAATTCGAAAAGTAAAATTTAAAGCAATGTCTTTAGTCTTGTTATAAACCCTTGTACCCAAGGTTCTCAATTCCGGTACTGGTGGCCATTCCGGTCGGCCGGCGGCACGGTCCGATACAGTTCCATACCGGATCGGACTGGTGCGAACCGACAAAGGGAGGAAGGGATGAACcagggaggagaaaaagaaaggaagagaggaagagaaaaagagagaaagagaaagagagaggggggtcCGTCGGAGAGGCCGTCGAAGGGCCTCCGGCTGGCTGGCCGCCATGACCATCGGGCGGCGTAAATGCCACCTGCTttatggatttttttaaaaagtctGATAACAGTAAAGCCGACAAtccattgccggcttcactgtttcTGGGTTGTTTTAAAAAAATGTGAAATAGTGAAGCCAGCAAAGCGATTACTGACTTCactatttttaaacttttttaaaaaaaacttaaaaaagtaAAGCTAGCAAATCAAGTGCCGGCTTCACTATTCGTCTTCCTTTTTAAAAAACATGAACACGGACGATCGCCCCTGTTCTGCGGCTGCGACTCCACCCACGCCGCTTTTGCCGCTTGGTGGCGACAGCAGCCACCCGGAGACCTCCGACGGCCCCTCCGCCATCCCGTTCTCCTATCTCCAGTGGCCTCcccctctgtctctctctctttctcactaatTGCGGCAGTCCTATCGGGCGAACCGAGCTTCCACGGACCTCCGGCAGCTACAGAGGGCCACCACTAGCCTCCAacggcctctccctctcctcctctctctcctcctttgttttcctctctttcttctccggcACCGGCGTTTGCCGTTTTCGCCGCCAGAATTGTCCCGATTCTCCGCCGGTCTGATTCAGAATGGTTCTAAAAACCATGCTTGTACCGGTACCATATCCCCATAAGAGCACATGGTATGCTGTTGGAGCCAATACAGCAGCTATATAATGCGTCAGAGCAAAGGCATACTGTACAGGGTCAGCACAGTATGTCTAGTACTAACCTATATGAAGTCagtatttaaaatcttgatttaaagt from Elaeis guineensis isolate ETL-2024a chromosome 4, EG11, whole genome shotgun sequence includes these protein-coding regions:
- the LOC105043205 gene encoding uncharacterized protein isoform X7; translated protein: MASIDFVATVDALPKPDEKIRSKRLKVADDTHGGYILAELEADGVDISNVVISKGGTSTFSYVIVDNQTKTRTCIYTPVYPAMVPEDLPRSSLLSALDEAKVVYFDGRLHKTALVVAQQAAEMNIPILIDAERNKSGLSGLLDLASYVICSEKFPQEWTSIPSITYALVSILLRLPHVRFVIITLGEKGCIMLERSIDGEGSEIDETDAENLLESLKMRVDKDNVLPSCVSSECMRLHAPGVGTISGRLLLGTAEIIPSSELVDTTGAGDAFIGAILYALCAEMPPEKMLPFAAQVAAFCCRALGARPGLPRLMEPRLAPFLH
- the LOC105043205 gene encoding uncharacterized protein isoform X6, encoding MQVGCGMASIDFVATVDALPKPDEKIRSKRLKVADDTHGGYILAELEADGVDISNVVISKGGTSTFSYVIVDNQTKTRTCIYTPVYPAMVPEDLPRSSLLSALDEAKVVYFDGRLHKTALVVAQQAAEMNIPILIDAERNKSGLSGLLDLASYVICSEKFPQEWTSIPSITYALVSILLRLPHVRFVIITLGEKGCIMLERSIDGEGSEIDETDAENLLESLKMRVDKDNVLPSCVSSECMRLHAPGVGTISGRLLLGTAEIIPSSELVDTTGAGDAFIGAILYALCAEMPPEKMLPFAAQVAAFCCRALGARPGLPRLMEPRLAPFLH